TTTCGTAAGTCAACCAGCGCCCCAACTCGGTCATTGCACTCTTGAATAGGGGTGAAGGTGTAGACACATCACGGGCAACACCTAACCAATGCTTAATCAGGGGATGGGGTGGAACATAAACGCGCAGTTGGATAGTCATAAGCAGCTTGAAATGGATGGAGATGACAGCTTAAGTCAGTCCTGAATAATCATACCTGAGGAAAGGTTCAGAATCTGGGACAGGCTCAACTAGAGGAATACAGGCGATTCCCTGGAGTACCCTTTAAGTGCCGCCAAACCTAACGGCTCAGAATCGAGAAGAAAGTCTTCTTTTCCAATTGAGAATATTTTCTATTAGTGTTGACAGAGATTTTCAACAAGGCTATATTAACTTTCAGTGTTCTCCTCTTATAAAGGATCGGCAGGTGGGGCCGGAAAGCCGTAGCAGACTGGTCTCCACTTTATTTGTTTAAAGATTTCTTGGAGCAGCAGTATCAGCGTCACAGCCAGAAACGTTAAACTCAGATTCGTTACGTAAATTTATAACCCGCGATTTCAATGCCTGCTGCTTCTCCAACCCCCTTACCCCACACTCAATCTGCTTCCGGTTCAGAGACATCCGTATTTGATGTCATTGTCATTGGTTCTGGCATTGGGGGGCTGGTAACGGCAACTCAACTGGCGGCAAAAGGCGCAAAGGTACTGGTACTAGAACGCTACATCATTCCCGGCGGGAGTTCGGGTTACTTTGAGCGCGAGGGTTACCGCTTTGATGTTGGGGCATCGATGATTTTTGGTTTTGGTACGAAAGGAACAACCAATCTCCTGACCAGAGCACTTGACGCCGTGAAGGTCAGTCTGGACACAATTCCCGACCCCGTGCAAATTCATTATCATTTGCCTGGGGGATTAGATGTAAAAGTTCATCAAGATTATGAGAAGTTTTTGCAAGAACTGAGCGCCTACTTCCCCCATGAGCGGGAAGGAATTCGCAAATTTTACGACGAATGCTGGAAGGTTTTTAACTGCCTGAACGCGATGGAGTTGCTGTCTTTGGAAGAACCCGGCTATCTAACACGGGTCTTTTTCCAGCATCCTCTCGCTTGCCTCGGTTTGGTGAAGTACTTACCCCAGAATGCGGGGGATATTGCCCGTCGGTATATTAAAGACCCCCAGTTATTACAGTTTATTGATATGGAGTGTTACTGCTGGTCAGTGGTACCTGCGGATAAAACACCGATGATTAATGCGGGGATGGTGTTCTCTGACCGACATTATGGCGGAATTAACTACCCGAAAGGCGGAGTCGGACAAATTGCCGCCAAACTGGTGGAAGGATTGGAACAAGCCGGAGGTCAGATTCAGTACAAAGCCAGGGTCACGAAAATTGTCACAGAAAAGGGCAAAGCAAGTGCTGTCCAACTGGCGGATGGGACAATTTACCAGGCCAAACGAATTGTTTCTAATGCCACCCGTTGGGATACCTTTGAGACGTTACTCGCACCAGAAGAAATGCCAGTGGCAGAGAAGAAATGGCGTCAACGGTATCAGAAGTCACCCAGTTTCCTGAGTTTGCACTTGGGTGTTGAAGCTAATGTCTTGCCGCCCGGTACCGAGTGTCACCATATTGTCCTGGAAGATTGGCAGAAGATGGAGCAGGCAGAAGGGACAATTTTTGTCTCGATTCCCACCCTGCTTGACCCGGATTTATCACCGGCAGGCTATCACATTATCCATACATTTACGCCCAGTTGGATTGATGATTGGCAGGGACTTTCTTCTCAGGAATATGAACATAAGAAAGAAGAAGCCGCAGGGCGAATTATTGACCGACTAGAAAAGATTTTTCCAGGTTTAGATGCAGGTTTAGACTACATGGAAGTAGGAACCGCTCGCAGTCATCGCCGGTTTTTGGGGCGTGAGGATGGAACCTATGGCCCAATTCCCAAACAGAAGTTAATGGGATTGTTGGGAATGCCATTTAATCGCACTTCAATTCCGGGATTGTACTGTGTGGGGGATAGTACATTTCCAGGGCAGGGGTTAAATGCCGTGGCCTTTTCGGGGTTTGCTTGTGCCCATCGGATAGCGGTAGATTTGGGATTGTAGCTAGAGGGACAACAATATGTCTCAATCCGAGCGGAATTTCTCTCCATCCCTTTCGGGCAAAGAGCCTTGGCTGGCTGTTAATTTATCTATGTTTTGGCCTGGAATAGGGCAGATCTATTCCGGAAAAGTCATTAGAGGATGCATTTTTATAGCCAGTCAAATTGTTTTATCCGGTTTGGGTGGATGGTTATTTTTTAGCCCTACAGGGAATATAGTAATTGGCTTTAGCTGTTTTTTAGCGGGTGCATTAGTTGGTCTTTGGAGTCTGTTTGATGCCCATCAATGTGCTAAAAAGAAATTAATGACCGATTGATCATAGACAAGTGGAGTTACCGCTTCCAACCACCCCAACGGAGAGACATTGTGGTGTTTTCACCCACAGAGACGCTCAAACAACAAAATCTCAAAGAGGCACTAATTAAGCGGGTAATTGGTTTACCAGGAGAAAAGGTAGAGGTTAAAGAAGGTATGGTTTATATCAATGACCGACCTCTAGATGAAAAGTATATTGCCGATCCTCCCCAATATCAGTTTGGTCCTGTCAAGGTACCGCCGAATTCTTACTTTGTGCTGGGAGATAACCGCAACAATAGTTACGATAGCCACTATTGGGGCTTTGTCCCTAGAGAAAATATTATTGGTAAGGCAAGCAAGAGATTTTGGCCTCTCACGAGCAGTGGGGCGATTCAGTAAAGTAGGTCAACTCCAGGAAGTGTTCGTAGTTGTCCCAGTCGAGCTAAGCAATTTTGCCAAGCACACCACAATCATGTGATTGCGACAAAGGGACAGCCCGAAGCGATCGCCGTTGCTCAAATTCCTCAATCTATACTCTGGCAGCAGAGAGCTTTTTAAACGGTTGGGTTTTTTCTGTGGTGAACCCAGTCATCTGACCGGACTGACATCATAGCCATTTTCGTGGAAGCCAAGATACATCTAGGCGTTGTTGGAAAAGTTGGAGATGAAAACTCCTAGTGTAGAAGCAGAGGAGTTCAAGGCTAAGGGCTGAAGAAAAGCAACCGATGGGTTGGATTCAGCATCATAGCTGTTCCGCGTCGTCGCTGGAGTTTTGCAGTTGCAACAAAGCCGAATGAGCGACAGTCATACTTAAGCGTGCCTGTTCCATGGGCGATAACTCCGTCCACTCTATCGATTGAGCAGCACGATGAGTTTCAGTGGCTGACTCTGATTTCCCCCGCATGGCATAAGCCAATGGACGAGCAAAAACCAATAAATCATCCTCTGCCCAGTTGGGTAACAATGGCTTAACACATAGCACGAGCTGTTCTGCCAATGATAAATTGGTCGAAAAAATTTGTTGCGCTTTGTGAGCGATCGCTTCTAGCCATGCCTCTGGCATCAAGGCCGCAAACCGTTCGGATAAAGATTGACGCAATTTTTCCTCAACCACCCATTCAGGTGATGACCAGCACTGATGCAACTGGTTGAATAGTACTTGCGACGCTTGAGTAATGTCTTCTACCTCTTGCCATTGCTCAAGTAAGAACCCTCGTTCCAGTTCAGCGAAATAGGCTTCTGCCTCAGGTTCGGCTGGATTCCAGGGATAAAAATCTTCCTCTGCCTGCAAGAGTGCCTCTAGTAGTTCTCCTTGTACGCTGTTCAAAGCATCCTCACAATTTTTGTATTGCATGGGTTGACCTGACATAATGACCCTCCTGTATGGGTAGGTAGATGAATCCTGGCATTGGATAGCTACATCAGCACTCTAGAGAGTTCCGTAACATCTCATAAAATACAAGATAGCGCTTACATTGTTTGCTGCAAAACCAACAATCTGTCGCTGCAATGCCATTAGCACTCTTCACCCTAAGATGAAGTCAACGGGGTTACATAGCCAAACTGATTCGGATCTCAGCGGCTCTATACTGTCCTAGGAGAGTAGTTATCTCCTGACTGAAGCAAAGCTTTATCCCAAAGGGTCAGACGCTTCAATCACAAATTCCAGGGTTTGACCCTGACTACTGCCAAACTTTAACTGAATACCGGATTGCAATGGCACTTCCTGATGGTGGATTTTTTGCCAACCTCGGACGCCATCACGTCCCCCTAGAACCTGATTCACCCCTGGGTTAACGTAATCAGGAGCTAAAATGAGCGTGCCGTAGCGAGAAAAATCGCGTAAAAAGTAAGTGGGACGAGCTTCACTCTCATGGAAATCATCGCGGCAGATAATTTCTGCATGGTGTTGGCTGACCCACTGTTCCTGAATAACTAAATCGTTCTCTTGGCGGCGTCCTACTCGCATCAATCCACCCCGAATTCGCCAAACCTGAGTGGTTGAGCCGAGAGAGCGTAAATAAGCCACGGGCACTGGAATTCCTACCCAACTGGGTGTCATACTGGGGAGTTCGGTGATGCCTTCTTCAATCGGTTTAATTAATTCGCCCTCAAACTGAGGATGCATGTAAAGTACCGGCAAACTCCAGGCGGGTTGGTTGAACTTGTAAATCGTCAACAATTGCTGTCTTGCCACCGCTACAGCCTGGTCAATGGGCATCCGGGTGGCGAGAGCTTGAGCGAGAGTTTGAATAAATGTTAAGGCTTCTTGGTCAGCGATCGAGTCACGCATTCCTAAAACAGCCGGAACGCCGTGATGGATGAGTACCTCCGCTAAGCTACTGCGCGGAATCGTTTGGGAACCCACTTGGTCAGGTTGGGCACCCCAACAGGCATTGAAGACCGCCAAAGTGACCTGGGTACGAACCAAAACTTGAGCCAGTTCTGTACCGTTGATCAGAGCATCTGAGCGCAAAAAGAGCAACCCCCCATCCGGCCCAGGTTCACCATGACCTGCATAGAACAAAATATTAAAGGCACCCTTTTCCAGTGCGTCGATCAGTTCTGCGGGTGTGGGCTGTAGCAACGTTTCCACATTACAGGCAACGGGGGCAACAAATTTTTCGCTGCTGGGATTGGGTTGTCCGCACGCTTTGAGAACATTCGCCAAAGCAGCAGCTTCTTGTTCAAGCTGCAAACCCGTCGTTGAGCGGCTGAGTCTTTGCACATCCTGTCCCAGCACCAGCAAAATATTTAAGGCTTGGTTGGAGCGGGTAAAGGGTTTGAGCAAGTCAACATCGCTGGTTGTGCGGCTAAATAGCAATTGTTGAGACAGAGAAATGGCTTGCTTCCCAGTCATCGGTTGCATGATTTCCCAAGGGAGCGGGATGAAATCTGGGTCACGAATTTCCAATCGTAAGCGCAGGGGTTTGTTTTGCCCAATGGCAATGCCTTGACTTTGAGCCAGTGTATTGCAAATTGGCCCTTCAAACAGCCACGCCCACAAGTCAATCCCCAAGCGCTGCATCAAACGACTACTGTAGCTTGTGGTCTGTCCAGTCGCGCCGATGTCGCTATTGGGGGACAGAGTTCGGGCAGACTGACTAGCATGATGGATCAGGGGGACATGGGGCAGACCCCGTAAGGAAAACATCTCTTGCCACGCCAGCCAGGTCTGAGTCATTAGTGGAGACCAAGTTGTCTGATGAAGAACATAGCCACCTGGGTAGGGAGCGTTGAGTACCCAGATGGCAAAGTTTTCTTCTCCAGCCGTTGACAGACGAGCGATCGCTAAACTAAGGCAAGGATTTTCGTTTCCAGACATTAAAAGGCCACACGAATAGCGGCTGTATATGTTTTTCTTTCAGTCTACCGAGTTCTCTGCCTCTGTTTACCCTAATAGTATTTTTCGGGTTTGAGCAGTTGAAGGTTTGAAGGGTTGAAGGTTAAAGGTTGAACGCATCAAACGGCCTACCTGTCAACATTCAACTTGCCAACTTTTAGGGAGATTGAATTGCTCTGGGTACTGGGGTCGAGGTGGGGGGAGAGGCCGAGGGAGATGCACATTCGCCGGTTGGGGTGAAATTTTGGTTAATGTGGGGCAAAACATCCGCTTCTTTCAGCCAACCCCGCTCTCCTGATTTGACGGGAGGATAAGGCAAGGCCGTTGGCTGAGGGTTGACTCCTCCAGGGGATTTACCAGCTTGGCTTTGAGGAGGTTCAGCAGCAGGCTGAGTTGGGTTTACAGCTTGAGCCTCAGCGTTGCGGGTACCCGGTAAGCAAACCCTCAACTCTACCCAGCTATTTTGTTGTGGATCGGGTGATTTGTTGATGATTTGCAAAATGCTACCCGAAGGGACGACACTAAGGGAGGTTTGGTTTTGGGGCGGCAAGCCGCGTTGCAGCAACAAGGGAACATTCTCAGACTGGGAGTTTGTTGGGGTTGAATTCATGACTTGAATCACGGCTCCTCGCTCTAAAGATGAAATCCCTGCGAGTGAAGCCGTTGGGTCGTCTGCGCTGGTAGCGGCGGGCGATGGGTTAGTCGGCGTCGATTCGTTAGGGGGACTGGTATTAGACGCCATTTGCTTGATGAGGGGATCAACTGATTCACTCACGCCTGGAATTAAAAAGTAAGAAAGTACGCTACCCAGACCCAGCAGGCAAAAGATACCGAGCAACAATCCCCAAGGACGCCGAGCTGTACCTTTGGTTGCCAGGGGCTGCGTTTTCATCTGGGAAGGTGCACTCGTTGCCAGCAGGGTTCCTCCAACTGAGGAGGAAGCAGGAACCGTCATCTGTGACGCAGAAAGTTGTGCCGACTGTGCCTCCTTGGAGGGATTCACTTTGCAGTAGAGCAGAGCGATGGTGGCATTATCATGTCCATTTTGGGTATTAGCAATCTCAATCAGTCGTGAGCCTGCCGTCGGCAAATCAATTCGACCGTTGAGAATGGGTAGAATTTCGGTTTGCCAGTATTGTTCCACTCGGTCATAATCACTCAGCCCATCCGAGCAAAGCAGAAAAACACAATCCTCATCCAAGACAAAGCGCTGTACCGTTGGATGCAGGGTGGCGGAGGGAGCCATACCCAAGGCTTGAACCAGAGATCCGGCGGTTGGCTGCTGTACAGCATTCCGATACAGTGCGTAGCCAAGTCGTACCTCTCTGGAGGCCAAATCGTCATCCAGAGTCACTTGGTGGCAGTTATGGCGAGTCACCCAGTAGACTCGACTATCCCCGACATGGGTGATGTACATTTCATGGGCAGCGGTTCGAGCCATGACTAATGTCGTCCCCATCCGTTGCCGATCAGAGCGGCGCTCACTGTCGTTTTGTTGGCTAATGATGTCATTAGCTGCACAGGTGGCTTGTTCTAATTCCAGTGTCAGGGTTGAGGGGTTCCAGTTATCGGGGTCGTTCGGGAGTTTTTCGACTTGTTCCCGAAGTTTGTTGATGGCTAAATTCGAGGCGACTTCACCGCCTTCATGCCCGCCAATGCCATCACAAACGATCGCCAAAGCACTGGAGCCGTTGGCGGGTTTGAGCAACTCCCCAGTGGGGGGATAGCAGGCATCTTCGTTATGGGAACGACTGGGGCCGGAATCTGTGCGAGTAAAGATTTGATAGGTGCGAATCTGCGATCGCCCACAATTTTTCAGCCCCTGATCGAGCAGCGCCAGTAGCTGATCTGAGGTGCGTATCTGTCCATCCCGCAGTTGATTACATAGCTGTTTTAAAAACTCCGCTATCGTCGGTGCTGCGTTTGAGAGCCATTGTGACCACAAATGACCCAACTGTTGCAGCGTCGGTGCTGACTTCGGATCAAGTTGCAACTCTAACAGTCGGACAACCGACCCTTCTACCCGCAGCAGCGTTGGCGATAGCAGCGTCGAAGCCACCCCTTCACTACTCAAAGGTTGCCAGAGCATGGCTAACTGCCAAAGCCAGTTTAACTGACGCATGGCGGGAGCCTTTTCCCACAGGCTGGTCAGTTCGGGTAAGAGTTGCCCTTCAACCCGAGGTGCTGCCTTTTCCCGGCGATCGCCCTGTCCAGAGATATAGCTGTAGATGGGTGCATCTTCGAGTAGCCAGATTTCTGAACGACTACGCCCCTCTAGGGGTATCAAACGCCCATAAAGTTGAGGAACATGTAAGCTATAGGGTGCCAGCCTCAAATAGGGTGTTAGGTTCCCAGGAATGTCCAATGGAGTCTCTGGGGGCATTCCCGGCTGAGTATCTAAGAGAACGCGTGCGTGTACTACTACATAGCGACCTGCGATCGTCTCTCCCGCCTGAAAACCCTCTATCCCCTGACCAATTGCCCACAAATAGCGTCTCAACAGCGGCGTGCGACATTGCTGGCAGAACTTATTACTCTGAGGGTTGGGAGCCTGACAGCGAATGTTAGAACAGTGGATCGTTGCCGCCGGATTTTCCATGAAAATTCTTCGCTACGTTCAGCCGATGATGATTTGGCTACAAGTCTCACTCCTCAAGGCAGGAAGCATGGCTCCGCATTGTGAAGTGTCTTGTGCAAGCGTATTGATTACCGATTGTAGCCTCTGGCTCTAGCGTGAGTTTATACGCTTGCGCTTGATTCTTCCCTAGGGAATACAATCTGCCGTCGATGCTAATAATTGTCCAGGCTACCACTGTCCCTCATCAGGTGAGGCCAGATCAGTAAAAAAAATGTCCACCAAAGTAAAATTGGCAGGGCCACCAGGATGGTTACCCAAACCGTTTTTACCAAGGCCCAACTACTAGCGATGACCATTGTTCCGGTCAGCAGAATTGACCAAGGCTGACACCACCAGGGTTTATAACTCCAAGGGTCTAAAGGCTTTGGTTTAGACAAGATTAGACAACCCGTTGCAGTTTGACATAGTACAGCCGCTCATTCTAACAATGATAGCGGTTGAAGGTAAAGGCACGAGGAATCAGGGGTTGACTTAGTTTGAAGGACTGGTGCTGAGGTTTAGAGATTAGATACAGCCTATTGAGCAACATTCTGGATGTTGTTTTGGGGTGTTACTGACTTAATCTTCTGGTTCACCCAGTTTAATCCGTTAACTTTTTTTATCACCCATTACCATGCCCGAACCTGAATCCCAACCTAATCCTGACCAATCCCATGATCCAACCTTTGCTGAGTTCAATACGGCTGCTACCGTAGAGATCAAAGACTTGATCGCCAAGCTTCAACAATCCCACGACTTGCGGTACAAACTGATCAATCTGGAAACTTGGGCGTTGGCGGCAACGATGGATAATTTTTTGCCCGGTTTTTGGAGTCGCTTCTTGGCCAATCGTCGCACGGCGCTTAAGGAGTTTCTGAAACGGAAGCGAGCGGATAAGTCGAAAGAATAGCGGTGCCTGAATCATCTTCCTCTGGTGAGCGAAAATGACCGCAAAAGGATATAGAATAGGCGGTGTAAGCTTTTAGGATAAGGGCACAAAAATCAATAAACTAACTCCAATCCCTAATTTCTTACCTCCCTACTCCTTATCCATCGATACGAAGAAAGCTGGCGTCCAACCTCTAAAAAAACAGCGATAGGGTATCGATACAGCGTTTTATCCCTTCTTGTCAATCCCTTATTAGTCGGAATCATTTGAGCGATAAGATCGCCCAATTGGAGTAAATAAACATCAATTACCACCCTAGAAAGAGGAGTTCCTAAGCTTTTATTTTTTAGCCTTAATTGGGAATTATCAATCGTTAAAAACTTTAGGAGTTTTTTATGAATAAGCAAGAAAAAACCAATATCAATACTCCTGACAATTCTGACGAGCAAACAGATCGAGTCACTCAAGATATAGGTCTTTCTCCCGATAAGCCAGAAAGACCTGAGAGCAATGATGCTGCCAATCCTGGCGATAGAATAGACCCATCTGCAACGATTGAAGAAAAAGCACAGCAAGTCGCCGTTGATGCCCCTGACATCACTGGCGACCATATTAAAGTTCCGACGTACTTTGTGGTTGATGAACCTGAAGGGGAACAAAAGGCGCTACACCACGTTAAGGATGCCGAAGAGATTTCGGATGTGATTCGCCAAGCCCGCACCGACGAAGAAGGGAATCGTACTTGGCGGTAACTCGCTCAACTAACCCACCTGAGGTTCGACTTGCGGCAGCCCCATGCTGTAGTTGACTACACGACTTTCCAGGTTATAGCTGATTTCACCGCTCTGTAAAAGCGATCGCATAAAATGCTCCAAATCAGAACCAATGCGGCGTAGGTTGTATTCGGTTAAATCTGCCCCATCGTAGGATTCCACCAATTCATCAAATTTGCGATACACCTTTTGCAGAGCGTCTTCATTCCAATTCAATTCGTTATCGGGGTCAACATCTAAAGTTAAAACGTTCTGGCTTTCGACCAGTTCATTGCCTTCAAGCTCGGCTGTATAGATGCGAATGTGGCGTGTCGTGGATTTCAGCAGCATGGAGACTCTCCTACAGGCAGTAATATTATTTTTAAACTAATTGTAAACATACATAAACACATCCGCGTTGTGTGAGCCAAAACAGACTCGTGTGGTTAGCGAGGTTTATCCGCTCCTGCCCCGCGCAATTGTGTGTTCATCAATTCTCCGACCCTGAATCACAGGTTATCCTTGTTTGAGCCTAAGAATTCACCGATTGACGTGCAACTTCACAAAAAATAGACCCCCGAAATAGTGCGATTGAGCTTCGACACCAGCAATTCTCAACGCCATTGGCACAAGTTGATAGGATAACGCACAGCTAAAATGCTCTCCAGTAATGATAAGTTAAAAATTTCCAGAGGTAGACCTAGGGTACAATACGCCGATTGAGGTTGATACTCTATATAAAAAAGTCAGGCAGAGCAACCAATCCATGGTTCTAAAAAACATGCGCGATCCAATGGATGACATCGCTCAACAAGCTCGCCAGGGTAGTGTTGCGGCGATCATTCAAACGCTGAATGAACAGCTAATCGATGCGGGCATCAGAACCCGCGCCGTTTTGGCCGACGGCATCCTGCAACTTTTGTGTGAGGCGGCAATTCCTGAGCAACTTGAA
This genomic interval from Microcoleus sp. AS-A8 contains the following:
- the crtH gene encoding carotene isomerase, which translates into the protein MPAASPTPLPHTQSASGSETSVFDVIVIGSGIGGLVTATQLAAKGAKVLVLERYIIPGGSSGYFEREGYRFDVGASMIFGFGTKGTTNLLTRALDAVKVSLDTIPDPVQIHYHLPGGLDVKVHQDYEKFLQELSAYFPHEREGIRKFYDECWKVFNCLNAMELLSLEEPGYLTRVFFQHPLACLGLVKYLPQNAGDIARRYIKDPQLLQFIDMECYCWSVVPADKTPMINAGMVFSDRHYGGINYPKGGVGQIAAKLVEGLEQAGGQIQYKARVTKIVTEKGKASAVQLADGTIYQAKRIVSNATRWDTFETLLAPEEMPVAEKKWRQRYQKSPSFLSLHLGVEANVLPPGTECHHIVLEDWQKMEQAEGTIFVSIPTLLDPDLSPAGYHIIHTFTPSWIDDWQGLSSQEYEHKKEEAAGRIIDRLEKIFPGLDAGLDYMEVGTARSHRRFLGREDGTYGPIPKQKLMGLLGMPFNRTSIPGLYCVGDSTFPGQGLNAVAFSGFACAHRIAVDLGL
- a CDS encoding FHA domain-containing protein — encoded protein: MSGNENPCLSLAIARLSTAGEENFAIWVLNAPYPGGYVLHQTTWSPLMTQTWLAWQEMFSLRGLPHVPLIHHASQSARTLSPNSDIGATGQTTSYSSRLMQRLGIDLWAWLFEGPICNTLAQSQGIAIGQNKPLRLRLEIRDPDFIPLPWEIMQPMTGKQAISLSQQLLFSRTTSDVDLLKPFTRSNQALNILLVLGQDVQRLSRSTTGLQLEQEAAALANVLKACGQPNPSSEKFVAPVACNVETLLQPTPAELIDALEKGAFNILFYAGHGEPGPDGGLLFLRSDALINGTELAQVLVRTQVTLAVFNACWGAQPDQVGSQTIPRSSLAEVLIHHGVPAVLGMRDSIADQEALTFIQTLAQALATRMPIDQAVAVARQQLLTIYKFNQPAWSLPVLYMHPQFEGELIKPIEEGITELPSMTPSWVGIPVPVAYLRSLGSTTQVWRIRGGLMRVGRRQENDLVIQEQWVSQHHAEIICRDDFHESEARPTYFLRDFSRYGTLILAPDYVNPGVNQVLGGRDGVRGWQKIHHQEVPLQSGIQLKFGSSQGQTLEFVIEASDPLG
- a CDS encoding protein phosphatase 2C domain-containing protein; amino-acid sequence: MENPAATIHCSNIRCQAPNPQSNKFCQQCRTPLLRRYLWAIGQGIEGFQAGETIAGRYVVVHARVLLDTQPGMPPETPLDIPGNLTPYLRLAPYSLHVPQLYGRLIPLEGRSRSEIWLLEDAPIYSYISGQGDRREKAAPRVEGQLLPELTSLWEKAPAMRQLNWLWQLAMLWQPLSSEGVASTLLSPTLLRVEGSVVRLLELQLDPKSAPTLQQLGHLWSQWLSNAAPTIAEFLKQLCNQLRDGQIRTSDQLLALLDQGLKNCGRSQIRTYQIFTRTDSGPSRSHNEDACYPPTGELLKPANGSSALAIVCDGIGGHEGGEVASNLAINKLREQVEKLPNDPDNWNPSTLTLELEQATCAANDIISQQNDSERRSDRQRMGTTLVMARTAAHEMYITHVGDSRVYWVTRHNCHQVTLDDDLASREVRLGYALYRNAVQQPTAGSLVQALGMAPSATLHPTVQRFVLDEDCVFLLCSDGLSDYDRVEQYWQTEILPILNGRIDLPTAGSRLIEIANTQNGHDNATIALLYCKVNPSKEAQSAQLSASQMTVPASSSVGGTLLATSAPSQMKTQPLATKGTARRPWGLLLGIFCLLGLGSVLSYFLIPGVSESVDPLIKQMASNTSPPNESTPTNPSPAATSADDPTASLAGISSLERGAVIQVMNSTPTNSQSENVPLLLQRGLPPQNQTSLSVVPSGSILQIINKSPDPQQNSWVELRVCLPGTRNAEAQAVNPTQPAAEPPQSQAGKSPGGVNPQPTALPYPPVKSGERGWLKEADVLPHINQNFTPTGECASPSASPPTSTPVPRAIQSP
- a CDS encoding NAD(P)H-quinone oxidoreductase subunit M, coding for MLLKSTTRHIRIYTAELEGNELVESQNVLTLDVDPDNELNWNEDALQKVYRKFDELVESYDGADLTEYNLRRIGSDLEHFMRSLLQSGEISYNLESRVVNYSMGLPQVEPQVG